In Clostridium thermosuccinogenes, the genomic stretch AAGCTCTTTTGGTAAGCTCGCCGAGTCTTACAAGCTCCTCTATCTGACATACATCCGAGGCATCTGCAAGGCATCCCGGCCTGCAGGCATCTCCCAACGATATTGTCACATCATATTCACGGCATATATCAAGAATTTCGTCGAAGTACTCATAAAAAGGATTCTCTTCACCCGTCATGCACATCCATGCAAATACAAGAGAGCCTCCTCTGGATACAATATTCATTTTTCTTTTATATGTCTTAATCTGTTCTATAGTTTTTCTTATAATACCGCAGTGCAAGGTAACAAAATCCACCCCATCCTCGGCGTGAAGTCTTATAACATCAATGAAATCTTTTGCTGTAAGGGTGTCTAAATCTCTCTGATAGTGGATAACAGAATCATATACCGGCACAGTCCCTATCATAGCCGGACACTCTGATATCAGCTTCCTGCGAAACGGAATGGTATCTCCGTGGGAAGACAAATCCATGATTGCATGGGCACCCAATTTAACAGCTTCGATCACCTTTTTCATTTCCATATCATAATCCTTGCAATCCCTCGAAACTCCCAGATTTACATTTATCTTCGTTTTCAGCATTGAGCCAACTCCCTGCGGGTCAATGCATTTATGATTTTTATTTGCACATATTACAACTTTTCCGGATGCAACTAATGGCAGCAATTCCTCAACTGTCATAAGCTCTTTTTCTGCTACTTTTTTTAGTTCTTCTGTAATAATCCCTTTTCTTGCGGCTTCCATCTGGGTCGCATATTCCCTCATT encodes the following:
- the thiC gene encoding phosphomethylpyrimidine synthase ThiC encodes the protein MREYATQMEAARKGIITEELKKVAEKELMTVEELLPLVASGKVVICANKNHKCIDPQGVGSMLKTKINVNLGVSRDCKDYDMEMKKVIEAVKLGAHAIMDLSSHGDTIPFRRKLISECPAMIGTVPVYDSVIHYQRDLDTLTAKDFIDVIRLHAEDGVDFVTLHCGIIRKTIEQIKTYKRKMNIVSRGGSLVFAWMCMTGEENPFYEYFDEILDICREYDVTISLGDACRPGCLADASDVCQIEELVRLGELTKRAWEKDVQVMVEGPGHMPIDQIEANMKIQQTICNGAPFYVLGPLVTDIAPGYDHITAAIGGAIAASAGAAFLCYVTPAEHLALPNLEDVKQGIIAMKIAAHAADIAKGVRGAREIDDRMADARRRFDWETQWKCAIDPETAKRIRTERKPEYEDTCSMCGKFCAVRSMNKALAGEHIDIL